DNA sequence from the Candidatus Bipolaricaulota bacterium genome:
AAAGAAACCCATCAGACACCAAACAAGGTGACGTTGATCACCTAGACTAGGGGCTTTCGTCCACAGATGCTCTATGCGGCTGCGCCGCGTCCGGCGAGGGCGCCGGTGGAGAACGCCCATAGGAAGTTGTACCCGCCGATCGGGCCGAACGCGTCCAGGATCTCCCCGCACAGGTAAAGCCATGGATGGACCCGACTCTGCATCGTCTTGGGATCGATCTCCCGCAGGGAGACCCCGCCTCCGGTCACCTCGGCGCGGGAGAACCCCTCCGTGCCGGTCCAGGGGAGGCGATAGGCGGAGAGGGCATCCAGAATGCGCTTCCGTTCATCGCGCCGCAGCTCGGATAGCTTCCGCCCTCCCGGGATGATCGCTTCGGACAGGAGGAGGTCGACAAGCCGGAGCGGGAGTTCCTCCCGCAGCCTCCCCCGGATCGTCTTCCTGGATGGGGAGATGACGTCCCTCCATTCCTCCCGCCCCATCCGGTTCCATCCTACGGTGATCGGAGGATGCTCTCCCCGCATCCGGGCACGGGCGGCGGCATGGGCGGTGTTCAGAACCACCGGGCCGCTGTAGCCGCGGTGGGTGAACAGGAAATCCCCCTCTGCCTCGATCCGGCTCTTCCCCTCCCCGATCGCGAGTCGAACCGGGAGCGTCACCCCGGCGAGGGCATGATGGGCGGCGGTCCCGCCCCGCAGCGCGACGAGGGCCGGATAGGGATCGATCACGGTGTGGCCGAGGCGGCGGGCGATCCGGTATCCCGTTCCGTCGGACCCGGTCCTCGGGTAAGACATCCCGCCGGTGGCGAGGATGATCCGAGAGGCGAGTACCTTCTCCCCGGTCTCCAAGGCGATGTGCCCCTTCTTCACCCCCACGACATCTGCCCCGGTCAGCAGGCGAGCCCCGTAGTGTTTGACTGTACCGACGAGGCGGGAATGGGCCTCTCTCCCCCCACCGCGGGGATAGACCTTCTCTCCCTCCTGATGCAGGTCCAGCCCGACCGGTCCGGTGAGGAAGTCGCGGACGGCGGCGAGCGGAAATCCGGCGAGGACCCGGCGCACAAGGTGAGGAGAGGAGTCAGTGACGTAGACCCCTGGTTCAACATGTGTCGGGAGGATGTTGCACCTCCCGCCCCCGGAGATCAGGATCTTCTGGCCGGGAGGGGTCTTCCGATCAAGGAGAACAACCCTCGCTCCGGCCCGGGCGGCAAAATAGGCGGCGGTCAGGCCGGCCGGTCC
Encoded proteins:
- a CDS encoding aminoacetone oxidase family FAD-binding enzyme; translated protein: MSERYDIGIVGAGPAGLTAAYFAARAGARVVLLDRKTPPGQKILISGGGRCNILPTHVEPGVYVTDSSPHLVRRVLAGFPLAAVRDFLTGPVGLDLHQEGEKVYPRGGGREAHSRLVGTVKHYGARLLTGADVVGVKKGHIALETGEKVLASRIILATGGMSYPRTGSDGTGYRIARRLGHTVIDPYPALVALRGGTAAHHALAGVTLPVRLAIGEGKSRIEAEGDFLFTHRGYSGPVVLNTAHAAARARMRGEHPPITVGWNRMGREEWRDVISPSRKTIRGRLREELPLRLVDLLLSEAIIPGGRKLSELRRDERKRILDALSAYRLPWTGTEGFSRAEVTGGGVSLREIDPKTMQSRVHPWLYLCGEILDAFGPIGGYNFLWAFSTGALAGRGAAA